The Parabacteroides sp. AD58 genome includes a window with the following:
- a CDS encoding toprim domain-containing protein codes for MNIQEVKQIRIADYLQSLGYTPVKQQGSSFWYKSPLREETDASFKVNTELNKWYDFGLGKGGNIIALAAELYHTEDVTCLLKRIEERTPYIRPASFSFGKQQSDNRTYRVLRVGELSSPALIAYLQERGIDIELAKRECKELRFENADKPYFAIGFPNMARGYEVRNRYFKGCVAPKDITHIRQQKEPRTVCYLFEGFMDYLSFLTIRVKNNPQHPRLNAQDYVILNSVSNLSKAESILATYTRIGCFLDNDTAGRNAYANLQRMLGDRLQDMSVHYAGYNDLNEYLCKKLLSQSTEPIKEEKQVQSARRMMQPPKKKGLKI; via the coding sequence ATGAACATACAAGAAGTTAAACAAATCAGAATCGCAGACTATCTGCAAAGTTTGGGTTACACGCCCGTCAAGCAACAGGGCAGCAGCTTTTGGTACAAATCACCGCTGAGAGAGGAAACGGACGCATCTTTCAAGGTAAACACAGAACTCAACAAATGGTACGATTTTGGACTTGGCAAGGGCGGTAACATCATCGCATTGGCAGCGGAACTCTACCATACGGAAGATGTAACCTGCCTGTTGAAGCGCATAGAGGAACGGACACCATACATCCGCCCTGCATCGTTTTCTTTTGGCAAGCAGCAATCCGACAACCGCACTTATCGGGTATTAAGAGTTGGCGAGCTGTCATCACCTGCGCTCATTGCCTATCTGCAAGAAAGGGGGATAGACATTGAACTCGCCAAAAGGGAGTGTAAGGAACTGCGGTTTGAGAATGCCGACAAACCCTATTTCGCCATCGGCTTCCCGAATATGGCAAGAGGGTATGAAGTGCGTAATAGATACTTCAAGGGATGTGTCGCCCCGAAGGACATCACCCATATCCGACAGCAAAAAGAGCCACGAACCGTCTGTTATCTTTTCGAGGGCTTCATGGATTATCTCTCGTTCCTGACCATCCGAGTAAAGAACAATCCGCAACACCCACGATTGAATGCACAGGATTACGTCATTCTCAACTCCGTTTCCAACCTCTCGAAAGCGGAAAGCATATTGGCAACCTATACCCGAATCGGCTGTTTCCTTGACAATGACACAGCAGGACGGAACGCATACGCCAACCTGCAACGGATGTTGGGTGACCGCTTGCAGGATATGTCGGTTCACTATGCAGGGTATAATGACTTGAACGAGTACCTGTGCAAAAAACTCTTGTCCCAATCGACAGAGCCGATAAAGGAGGAGAAGCAAGTACAATCCGCAAGGCGGATGATGCAGCCACCGAAAAAGAAAGGGCTGAAAATATAG
- a CDS encoding primase-helicase family protein translates to MSANKQQDSHRPPSDGGMAKEEFIRVGTTLYKIVEQPKLNGGYVRKRIAWNNETLRQDYGKDYIGSVPKYDGFCTVPEHIGYHPVVGKFLNLYEPIDHQPKEGDFSHIQSLVGHIFGEQYELGMDYLQLLYLYPIQKLPILLLVSEERNTGKSTFLNFLKLLFQNNVTFNTNEDFRSQFNSDWAGKLLIVVDEVLLNRREDSERLKNLSTTLSYKVEAKGKDRDEIAFFAKFVLCSNNEYLPVIIDAGETRYWVRKIDRLQSDDTDFLQKLKAEIPAFLHFLQHRTLSTEKESRMWFAPSLLHTEALQKIIRSNRNRLEIEMHELILDIMDSVGTDTFSFCYNDILLLLVHSQVKVEKHQVRKVLQECWKLTPAPNGLTYTTYQFNYNRECRYEPVKRVGRFYSVTREQLESL, encoded by the coding sequence ATGTCAGCTAACAAACAACAAGACAGCCACAGACCGCCATCGGATGGTGGCATGGCAAAGGAGGAATTCATCCGAGTGGGGACTACGCTTTACAAGATTGTGGAGCAGCCCAAACTGAACGGAGGGTATGTAAGGAAACGCATAGCATGGAACAACGAAACCCTGCGCCAAGACTACGGCAAGGACTACATCGGCAGCGTTCCCAAGTATGACGGCTTCTGCACCGTACCCGAACACATCGGCTACCATCCCGTGGTCGGCAAGTTCCTTAACCTCTATGAACCGATAGACCACCAACCTAAAGAGGGCGATTTCTCGCATATCCAATCTTTGGTAGGTCACATCTTCGGGGAGCAATACGAGTTGGGCATGGACTACCTACAACTGCTCTACTTGTACCCCATTCAAAAGCTGCCTATCCTGCTGTTGGTATCAGAGGAACGCAACACAGGCAAAAGCACATTTCTGAATTTTCTAAAACTCCTATTTCAGAACAATGTAACCTTTAACACCAACGAGGATTTCCGTAGCCAATTCAATTCCGACTGGGCCGGCAAACTGCTTATCGTGGTGGACGAGGTGCTGCTCAACCGTAGGGAGGACAGCGAGCGGTTGAAGAACCTAAGCACCACACTTTCCTACAAGGTGGAAGCCAAAGGCAAAGACCGTGACGAGATAGCGTTTTTCGCCAAGTTCGTGCTATGCTCCAACAACGAGTACTTGCCTGTAATCATTGATGCAGGGGAAACACGCTATTGGGTACGCAAGATAGACCGCTTGCAGTCTGATGATACCGACTTCCTGCAAAAGCTGAAAGCGGAGATACCCGCCTTTCTTCATTTCCTGCAACACAGAACACTATCCACCGAAAAGGAAAGCCGTATGTGGTTTGCTCCATCGCTGTTGCATACCGAAGCCTTGCAGAAGATAATCCGCAGCAACCGTAACCGACTGGAGATAGAGATGCACGAGCTGATACTTGACATCATGGATAGTGTCGGCACGGACACATTCTCGTTCTGCTACAACGACATTCTTCTGTTGCTGGTACACTCGCAGGTAAAAGTGGAGAAGCACCAAGTCCGAAAGGTGTTGCAGGAGTGTTGGAAACTTACGCCTGCACCCAACGGACTGACCTATACCACCTACCAATTCAACTACAATCGGGAGTGTCGGTATGAGCCTGTAAAACGGGTCGGTCGTTTCTATTCTGTCACGAGGGAACAACTTGAATCCCTGTAA